One genomic segment of Candidatus Poribacteria bacterium includes these proteins:
- a CDS encoding zinc-binding alcohol dehydrogenase, with the protein MSETRKVVMMNEAGRIWTEEQETPAPKPGQLLIEVRASMVSPGTELGGVKRRRETPGSEVRQRPFGYTNAGVVVGKEGDCDEFEIGDRVAGMGGGYALHATYACVPHNLCAKVPDAVADEEAASIHLAATALHAVQRGRIRIGENVVVAGLGIVGQFACQIAKTAGAYVIGLDQLPLRIDIAEKAGVHRAINVSETDPIPISTEFTNGYGMDCGIIAFGGDATSAFQQIRAMLKTAPDTHKVGRIVIVGGANITHGFAAGLGNVDVISAARTGPGYHDEDYEHGADYPPVFVPWPTQRNLELSLRLMSEGKIQVNPLITDVVPIDQAAEACEKLIQTPNEALGVVFSM; encoded by the coding sequence ATGAGTGAAACAAGAAAAGTTGTGATGATGAATGAGGCAGGACGTATCTGGACAGAGGAGCAGGAAACGCCTGCACCGAAACCCGGACAGTTGTTGATTGAAGTTCGCGCCTCGATGGTAAGTCCTGGGACGGAACTCGGTGGTGTCAAACGACGGCGCGAGACTCCAGGTTCCGAAGTGCGACAGCGGCCATTCGGATATACCAACGCCGGTGTCGTTGTCGGTAAGGAAGGCGATTGCGATGAATTTGAGATCGGCGATAGGGTGGCTGGTATGGGCGGTGGCTACGCACTCCACGCCACGTACGCTTGTGTACCGCACAACTTATGCGCGAAGGTTCCCGATGCTGTCGCTGATGAGGAAGCCGCTTCTATTCATCTTGCTGCAACGGCATTGCATGCCGTGCAACGCGGGCGTATCCGTATCGGTGAAAACGTTGTCGTCGCTGGACTGGGTATCGTTGGGCAATTTGCGTGCCAGATCGCCAAAACCGCGGGTGCTTACGTTATCGGTTTAGACCAGTTGCCGTTACGGATAGACATTGCTGAGAAAGCCGGTGTACACCGCGCGATAAACGTATCTGAAACGGACCCGATTCCCATCTCAACGGAATTCACCAACGGCTACGGCATGGATTGTGGGATTATCGCCTTCGGTGGGGATGCGACGAGCGCGTTTCAGCAGATCCGAGCGATGCTGAAGACTGCACCGGATACACACAAAGTTGGACGGATTGTTATCGTTGGGGGCGCGAACATTACACACGGTTTCGCAGCAGGACTCGGCAATGTGGACGTTATCAGTGCTGCACGTACCGGACCCGGCTACCACGACGAGGATTATGAACACGGCGCGGATTATCCACCGGTGTTCGTCCCGTGGCCCACACAACGCAACTTGGAATTATCACTGCGGTTGATGTCCGAAGGCAAAATTCAGGTGAATCCTTTGATTACGGATGTTGTACCGATTGACCAAGCCGCTGAGGCATGTGAGAAATTAATCCAAACGCCGAATGAGGCGTTGGGTGTCGTCTTCTCAATGTAA